In Puntigrus tetrazona isolate hp1 chromosome 22, ASM1883169v1, whole genome shotgun sequence, one genomic interval encodes:
- the hnrnpm gene encoding heterogeneous nuclear ribonucleoprotein M isoform X2 — MSSEVKSEKPEKQEQGNAVNGKSNHESRKERPQKRGGGGRFEPYGNPNKRYRVFVSNIPYDVKWQTLKDLMKEKVGEVTYVEHLMDGEGKSRGCAVVEFRTEELMKKAVEKVNKHVMNGRPLKVKEDPDGVIAQREANRAHGGGGGGGGGPPGMGGGMGGGMGGGMGMGMGPGPGGPSMVNIPPSLMNNPNIPNEIIHGLQAGKIGSTIFVANLDYKVGWKKLKEVFGMAGAVVRADILEDKDGKSRGMGTVTFEMPIEAVQAVSMFNGQLLFNRVMHVKLDEKSLPKGDFAPPDRPPALPRGLSGVGLGLGPGGQPIDATQLNRGGMGNMGPGGMDNFGGGMNNMDRFGPSGMGRMNDMDRGIGGGFDRDFGGRNDMGMSRSNFGDSFDRGMGNSMGMDRMNSGMDRLGGGGGGGGGGGGGGGGGMDRMGGLDRMGMDRMDRMSDLDRLGSGFDRMGSGLDRLGPSMDRLGSGLDRMSSSVDRMGPGGFDRLGPSGMDRMSGGMDFASPMGMDRMNTGLDRMGSNFDRMGSGGMDRFPSSGLDRMGSGMDRMGSGGVGGQFDRPADMDRGNFGTPFSGSGQGGPGSGGANARKGCQIFVRNLPFDFTWKMLKDTFNSCGIVQYADIKMENGKSKGCGVVRFDSPETAERACRTMNGYRLNGREIDVRIDRNA, encoded by the exons ATGTCGTCTGAGGTTAAATCGGAGAAGCCAGAGAAACAAGAACAAGG AAATGCGGTGAACGGCAAGTCCAACCATGAGTCGAGAAAGGAGAGGCCCCAGAAGCGCGGTGGAGGGGGCCGCTTTGAACCTTACGGGAACCCCAACAAGAGATACCGTGTGTTTGTCAGCAACATCCCCTATGATGTTAAATGGCAAACCCTCAAAGATCTCATGAAGGAAAAAG TGGGTGAGGTAACGTACGTGGAACACTTAATGGACGGAGAAGGCAAATCAAGG GGTTGTGC ggTGGTTGAGTTCAGAACTGAAGAGCTCATGAAAAAGGCAGTAGAGAAAGTCAACAAACATGTCATGAACGGTCGTCCTCTCAAGGTCAAAGAG GATCCAGACGGCGTGATTGCCCAGCGTGAAGCTAATCGGGCTCACGGGGGTGGAGGTGGAGGCGGCGGTGGACCCCCAGGCATGGGTGGAGGCATGGGAGGAGGTATGGGTGGGGGAATGGGCATGGGGATGGGCCCAGGGCCTGGCGGTCCTTCCATGGTCAACATCCCACCCAGTCTCATGAACAACCCCAACATCCCCAACGAGATCATTCACGGACTCCAGGCTGGAAAAATCGGAAGCACCATTTTCGTGGCCAAT CTGGACTACAAGGTCGGATGGAAGAAGCTCAAGGAGGTGTTTGGAATGGCTGGAGCGGTTGTGCGTGCAGATATTCTGGAGGATAAAGATGGGAAGAGCAGGGGAATGGGAACGGTCACATTTGAGATGCCCATTGAAGCTGTTCAAGCAGTCT CAATGTTCAACGGACAGCTTCTCTTCAACAGGGTCATGCACGTCAAATTG GATGAGAAATCTCTTCCCAAAGGTGACTTTGCACCCCCAGACCGTCCTCCAGCGCTTCCTC GTGGTTTGAGTGGTGTCGGTCTCGGTTTGGGACCCGGCGGTCAACCCATCGATGCTACCCAGCTCAACCGGGGTGGAATGGGCAACATGGGACCAGGAG GGATGGATAATTTTGGAGGTGGCATGAACAATATGGATCGTTTCGGGCCTTCTGGAATGGGAAGAATgaatg ATATGGACCGTGGAATTGGTGGTGGCTTTGATAGAGATTTCGGTGGCcgtaatgacatgggtatgtcCCGTAGCAACTTTGGAGACTCATTTGACCGAGGAATGG GGAACTCCATGGGAATGGATCGCATGAACTCTGGCATGGACCGTcttggtggtggtggtggaggtggtggtggtggtggtggaggcGGTGGCGGCGGCATGGACCGTATGGGAGGCCTGGATAGAATGGGAATGGATCGCATGGACCGAATGTCAGATCTGGATCGGTTGGGATCCGGCTTCGACCGAATGGGTTCAGGGCTTGACCGTCTTGGGCCCAGCATGGATCGTCTAGGATCAGGCCTTGACCGCATGAGCTCCAGCGTGGACCGCATGGGTCCTGGTGGGTTCGACCGCTTGGGCCCGTCTGGTATGGATCGCATGAGCGGCGGGATGGACTTTGCCTCTCCTATGGGCATGGACAGGATGAACACAGGCCTCGACCGAATGGGTTCAAACTTCGACCGCATGGGCTCCGGTGGCATGGACCGCTTCCCCTCCTCGGGTCTGGACCGCATGGGCTCCGGCATGGACCGGATGGGCTCTGGTGGCGTCGGTGGCCAGTTTGACAGACCTGCTGATATGGATCGTGGCAATTTTGGGACTCCTTTTAGTGGGTCTGGACAAGGAGGGCCAGGGTCTGGTGGAGCCAACGCCAGGAAAGGCTGTCAGATTTTTGTCAGAAAT ctgccCTTTGACTTCACTTGGAAGATGTTGAAGGACACTTTCAATTCATGTG GCATTGTGCAGTATGCAGACATAAAGATGGAGAACGGCAAGTCCAAGGGCTGCGGTGTGGTGCGCTTTGACAGTCCTGAGACCGCCGAGCGGGCCTGTCGCACCATGAACGGCTACCGGCTCAACGGGAGAGAGATCGACGTCAGGATTGACAGGAATGCATAA
- the hnrnpm gene encoding heterogeneous nuclear ribonucleoprotein M isoform X3, producing MSSEVKSEKPEKQEQGNAVNGKSNHESRKERPQKRGGGGRFEPYGNPNKRYRVFVSNIPYDVKWQTLKDLMKEKVGEVTYVEHLMDGEGKSRGCAVVEFRTEELMKKAVEKVNKHVMNGRPLKVKEDPDGVIAQREANRAHGGGGGGGGGPPGMGGGMGGGMGGGMGMGMGPGPGGPSMVNIPPSLMNNPNIPNEIIHGLQAGKIGSTIFVANLDYKVGWKKLKEVFGMAGAVVRADILEDKDGKSRGMGTVTFEMPIEAVQAVSMFNGQLLFNRVMHVKLDEKSLPKGDFAPPDRPPALPRGLSGVGLGLGPGGQPIDATQLNRGGMGNMGPGGMDGMGFGGMGRMGGMDNFGGGMNNMDRFGPSGMGRMNDMDRGIGGGFDRDFGGRNDMGMSRSNFGDSFDRGMGNSMGMDRMNSGMDRMGGLDRMGMDRMDRMSDLDRLGSGFDRMGSGLDRLGPSMDRLGSGLDRMSSSVDRMGPGGFDRLGPSGMDRMSGGMDFASPMGMDRMNTGLDRMGSNFDRMGSGGMDRFPSSGLDRMGSGMDRMGSGGVGGQFDRPADMDRGNFGTPFSGSGQGGPGSGGANARKGCQIFVRNLPFDFTWKMLKDTFNSCGIVQYADIKMENGKSKGCGVVRFDSPETAERACRTMNGYRLNGREIDVRIDRNA from the exons ATGTCGTCTGAGGTTAAATCGGAGAAGCCAGAGAAACAAGAACAAGG AAATGCGGTGAACGGCAAGTCCAACCATGAGTCGAGAAAGGAGAGGCCCCAGAAGCGCGGTGGAGGGGGCCGCTTTGAACCTTACGGGAACCCCAACAAGAGATACCGTGTGTTTGTCAGCAACATCCCCTATGATGTTAAATGGCAAACCCTCAAAGATCTCATGAAGGAAAAAG TGGGTGAGGTAACGTACGTGGAACACTTAATGGACGGAGAAGGCAAATCAAGG GGTTGTGC ggTGGTTGAGTTCAGAACTGAAGAGCTCATGAAAAAGGCAGTAGAGAAAGTCAACAAACATGTCATGAACGGTCGTCCTCTCAAGGTCAAAGAG GATCCAGACGGCGTGATTGCCCAGCGTGAAGCTAATCGGGCTCACGGGGGTGGAGGTGGAGGCGGCGGTGGACCCCCAGGCATGGGTGGAGGCATGGGAGGAGGTATGGGTGGGGGAATGGGCATGGGGATGGGCCCAGGGCCTGGCGGTCCTTCCATGGTCAACATCCCACCCAGTCTCATGAACAACCCCAACATCCCCAACGAGATCATTCACGGACTCCAGGCTGGAAAAATCGGAAGCACCATTTTCGTGGCCAAT CTGGACTACAAGGTCGGATGGAAGAAGCTCAAGGAGGTGTTTGGAATGGCTGGAGCGGTTGTGCGTGCAGATATTCTGGAGGATAAAGATGGGAAGAGCAGGGGAATGGGAACGGTCACATTTGAGATGCCCATTGAAGCTGTTCAAGCAGTCT CAATGTTCAACGGACAGCTTCTCTTCAACAGGGTCATGCACGTCAAATTG GATGAGAAATCTCTTCCCAAAGGTGACTTTGCACCCCCAGACCGTCCTCCAGCGCTTCCTC GTGGTTTGAGTGGTGTCGGTCTCGGTTTGGGACCCGGCGGTCAACCCATCGATGCTACCCAGCTCAACCGGGGTGGAATGGGCAACATGGGACCAGGAG GAATGGATGGAATGGGATTTGGTGGCATGGGTAGAATGGGAG GGATGGATAATTTTGGAGGTGGCATGAACAATATGGATCGTTTCGGGCCTTCTGGAATGGGAAGAATgaatg ATATGGACCGTGGAATTGGTGGTGGCTTTGATAGAGATTTCGGTGGCcgtaatgacatgggtatgtcCCGTAGCAACTTTGGAGACTCATTTGACCGAGGAATGG GGAACTCCATGGGAATGGATCGCATGAACTCT GGCATGGACCGTATGGGAGGCCTGGATAGAATGGGAATGGATCGCATGGACCGAATGTCAGATCTGGATCGGTTGGGATCCGGCTTCGACCGAATGGGTTCAGGGCTTGACCGTCTTGGGCCCAGCATGGATCGTCTAGGATCAGGCCTTGACCGCATGAGCTCCAGCGTGGACCGCATGGGTCCTGGTGGGTTCGACCGCTTGGGCCCGTCTGGTATGGATCGCATGAGCGGCGGGATGGACTTTGCCTCTCCTATGGGCATGGACAGGATGAACACAGGCCTCGACCGAATGGGTTCAAACTTCGACCGCATGGGCTCCGGTGGCATGGACCGCTTCCCCTCCTCGGGTCTGGACCGCATGGGCTCCGGCATGGACCGGATGGGCTCTGGTGGCGTCGGTGGCCAGTTTGACAGACCTGCTGATATGGATCGTGGCAATTTTGGGACTCCTTTTAGTGGGTCTGGACAAGGAGGGCCAGGGTCTGGTGGAGCCAACGCCAGGAAAGGCTGTCAGATTTTTGTCAGAAAT ctgccCTTTGACTTCACTTGGAAGATGTTGAAGGACACTTTCAATTCATGTG GCATTGTGCAGTATGCAGACATAAAGATGGAGAACGGCAAGTCCAAGGGCTGCGGTGTGGTGCGCTTTGACAGTCCTGAGACCGCCGAGCGGGCCTGTCGCACCATGAACGGCTACCGGCTCAACGGGAGAGAGATCGACGTCAGGATTGACAGGAATGCATAA
- the hnrnpm gene encoding heterogeneous nuclear ribonucleoprotein M isoform X4, translating to MKKAVEKVNKHVMNGRPLKVKEDPDGVIAQREANRAHGGGGGGGGGPPGMGGGMGGGMGGGMGMGMGPGPGGPSMVNIPPSLMNNPNIPNEIIHGLQAGKIGSTIFVANLDYKVGWKKLKEVFGMAGAVVRADILEDKDGKSRGMGTVTFEMPIEAVQAVSMFNGQLLFNRVMHVKLDEKSLPKGDFAPPDRPPALPRGLSGVGLGLGPGGQPIDATQLNRGGMGNMGPGGMDGMGFGGMGRMGGMDNFGGGMNNMDRFGPSGMGRMNDMDRGIGGGFDRDFGGRNDMGMSRSNFGDSFDRGMGNSMGMDRMNSGMDRLGGGGGGGGGGGGGGGGGMDRMGGLDRMGMDRMDRMSDLDRLGSGFDRMGSGLDRLGPSMDRLGSGLDRMSSSVDRMGPGGFDRLGPSGMDRMSGGMDFASPMGMDRMNTGLDRMGSNFDRMGSGGMDRFPSSGLDRMGSGMDRMGSGGVGGQFDRPADMDRGNFGTPFSGSGQGGPGSGGANARKGCQIFVRNLPFDFTWKMLKDTFNSCGIVQYADIKMENGKSKGCGVVRFDSPETAERACRTMNGYRLNGREIDVRIDRNA from the exons ATGAAAAAGGCAGTAGAGAAAGTCAACAAACATGTCATGAACGGTCGTCCTCTCAAGGTCAAAGAG GATCCAGACGGCGTGATTGCCCAGCGTGAAGCTAATCGGGCTCACGGGGGTGGAGGTGGAGGCGGCGGTGGACCCCCAGGCATGGGTGGAGGCATGGGAGGAGGTATGGGTGGGGGAATGGGCATGGGGATGGGCCCAGGGCCTGGCGGTCCTTCCATGGTCAACATCCCACCCAGTCTCATGAACAACCCCAACATCCCCAACGAGATCATTCACGGACTCCAGGCTGGAAAAATCGGAAGCACCATTTTCGTGGCCAAT CTGGACTACAAGGTCGGATGGAAGAAGCTCAAGGAGGTGTTTGGAATGGCTGGAGCGGTTGTGCGTGCAGATATTCTGGAGGATAAAGATGGGAAGAGCAGGGGAATGGGAACGGTCACATTTGAGATGCCCATTGAAGCTGTTCAAGCAGTCT CAATGTTCAACGGACAGCTTCTCTTCAACAGGGTCATGCACGTCAAATTG GATGAGAAATCTCTTCCCAAAGGTGACTTTGCACCCCCAGACCGTCCTCCAGCGCTTCCTC GTGGTTTGAGTGGTGTCGGTCTCGGTTTGGGACCCGGCGGTCAACCCATCGATGCTACCCAGCTCAACCGGGGTGGAATGGGCAACATGGGACCAGGAG GAATGGATGGAATGGGATTTGGTGGCATGGGTAGAATGGGAG GGATGGATAATTTTGGAGGTGGCATGAACAATATGGATCGTTTCGGGCCTTCTGGAATGGGAAGAATgaatg ATATGGACCGTGGAATTGGTGGTGGCTTTGATAGAGATTTCGGTGGCcgtaatgacatgggtatgtcCCGTAGCAACTTTGGAGACTCATTTGACCGAGGAATGG GGAACTCCATGGGAATGGATCGCATGAACTCTGGCATGGACCGTcttggtggtggtggtggaggtggtggtggtggtggtggaggcGGTGGCGGCGGCATGGACCGTATGGGAGGCCTGGATAGAATGGGAATGGATCGCATGGACCGAATGTCAGATCTGGATCGGTTGGGATCCGGCTTCGACCGAATGGGTTCAGGGCTTGACCGTCTTGGGCCCAGCATGGATCGTCTAGGATCAGGCCTTGACCGCATGAGCTCCAGCGTGGACCGCATGGGTCCTGGTGGGTTCGACCGCTTGGGCCCGTCTGGTATGGATCGCATGAGCGGCGGGATGGACTTTGCCTCTCCTATGGGCATGGACAGGATGAACACAGGCCTCGACCGAATGGGTTCAAACTTCGACCGCATGGGCTCCGGTGGCATGGACCGCTTCCCCTCCTCGGGTCTGGACCGCATGGGCTCCGGCATGGACCGGATGGGCTCTGGTGGCGTCGGTGGCCAGTTTGACAGACCTGCTGATATGGATCGTGGCAATTTTGGGACTCCTTTTAGTGGGTCTGGACAAGGAGGGCCAGGGTCTGGTGGAGCCAACGCCAGGAAAGGCTGTCAGATTTTTGTCAGAAAT ctgccCTTTGACTTCACTTGGAAGATGTTGAAGGACACTTTCAATTCATGTG GCATTGTGCAGTATGCAGACATAAAGATGGAGAACGGCAAGTCCAAGGGCTGCGGTGTGGTGCGCTTTGACAGTCCTGAGACCGCCGAGCGGGCCTGTCGCACCATGAACGGCTACCGGCTCAACGGGAGAGAGATCGACGTCAGGATTGACAGGAATGCATAA
- the hnrnpm gene encoding heterogeneous nuclear ribonucleoprotein M isoform X1, producing the protein MSSEVKSEKPEKQEQGNAVNGKSNHESRKERPQKRGGGGRFEPYGNPNKRYRVFVSNIPYDVKWQTLKDLMKEKVGEVTYVEHLMDGEGKSRGCAVVEFRTEELMKKAVEKVNKHVMNGRPLKVKEDPDGVIAQREANRAHGGGGGGGGGPPGMGGGMGGGMGGGMGMGMGPGPGGPSMVNIPPSLMNNPNIPNEIIHGLQAGKIGSTIFVANLDYKVGWKKLKEVFGMAGAVVRADILEDKDGKSRGMGTVTFEMPIEAVQAVSMFNGQLLFNRVMHVKLDEKSLPKGDFAPPDRPPALPRGLSGVGLGLGPGGQPIDATQLNRGGMGNMGPGGMDGMGFGGMGRMGGMDNFGGGMNNMDRFGPSGMGRMNDMDRGIGGGFDRDFGGRNDMGMSRSNFGDSFDRGMGNSMGMDRMNSGMDRLGGGGGGGGGGGGGGGGGMDRMGGLDRMGMDRMDRMSDLDRLGSGFDRMGSGLDRLGPSMDRLGSGLDRMSSSVDRMGPGGFDRLGPSGMDRMSGGMDFASPMGMDRMNTGLDRMGSNFDRMGSGGMDRFPSSGLDRMGSGMDRMGSGGVGGQFDRPADMDRGNFGTPFSGSGQGGPGSGGANARKGCQIFVRNLPFDFTWKMLKDTFNSCGIVQYADIKMENGKSKGCGVVRFDSPETAERACRTMNGYRLNGREIDVRIDRNA; encoded by the exons ATGTCGTCTGAGGTTAAATCGGAGAAGCCAGAGAAACAAGAACAAGG AAATGCGGTGAACGGCAAGTCCAACCATGAGTCGAGAAAGGAGAGGCCCCAGAAGCGCGGTGGAGGGGGCCGCTTTGAACCTTACGGGAACCCCAACAAGAGATACCGTGTGTTTGTCAGCAACATCCCCTATGATGTTAAATGGCAAACCCTCAAAGATCTCATGAAGGAAAAAG TGGGTGAGGTAACGTACGTGGAACACTTAATGGACGGAGAAGGCAAATCAAGG GGTTGTGC ggTGGTTGAGTTCAGAACTGAAGAGCTCATGAAAAAGGCAGTAGAGAAAGTCAACAAACATGTCATGAACGGTCGTCCTCTCAAGGTCAAAGAG GATCCAGACGGCGTGATTGCCCAGCGTGAAGCTAATCGGGCTCACGGGGGTGGAGGTGGAGGCGGCGGTGGACCCCCAGGCATGGGTGGAGGCATGGGAGGAGGTATGGGTGGGGGAATGGGCATGGGGATGGGCCCAGGGCCTGGCGGTCCTTCCATGGTCAACATCCCACCCAGTCTCATGAACAACCCCAACATCCCCAACGAGATCATTCACGGACTCCAGGCTGGAAAAATCGGAAGCACCATTTTCGTGGCCAAT CTGGACTACAAGGTCGGATGGAAGAAGCTCAAGGAGGTGTTTGGAATGGCTGGAGCGGTTGTGCGTGCAGATATTCTGGAGGATAAAGATGGGAAGAGCAGGGGAATGGGAACGGTCACATTTGAGATGCCCATTGAAGCTGTTCAAGCAGTCT CAATGTTCAACGGACAGCTTCTCTTCAACAGGGTCATGCACGTCAAATTG GATGAGAAATCTCTTCCCAAAGGTGACTTTGCACCCCCAGACCGTCCTCCAGCGCTTCCTC GTGGTTTGAGTGGTGTCGGTCTCGGTTTGGGACCCGGCGGTCAACCCATCGATGCTACCCAGCTCAACCGGGGTGGAATGGGCAACATGGGACCAGGAG GAATGGATGGAATGGGATTTGGTGGCATGGGTAGAATGGGAG GGATGGATAATTTTGGAGGTGGCATGAACAATATGGATCGTTTCGGGCCTTCTGGAATGGGAAGAATgaatg ATATGGACCGTGGAATTGGTGGTGGCTTTGATAGAGATTTCGGTGGCcgtaatgacatgggtatgtcCCGTAGCAACTTTGGAGACTCATTTGACCGAGGAATGG GGAACTCCATGGGAATGGATCGCATGAACTCTGGCATGGACCGTcttggtggtggtggtggaggtggtggtggtggtggtggaggcGGTGGCGGCGGCATGGACCGTATGGGAGGCCTGGATAGAATGGGAATGGATCGCATGGACCGAATGTCAGATCTGGATCGGTTGGGATCCGGCTTCGACCGAATGGGTTCAGGGCTTGACCGTCTTGGGCCCAGCATGGATCGTCTAGGATCAGGCCTTGACCGCATGAGCTCCAGCGTGGACCGCATGGGTCCTGGTGGGTTCGACCGCTTGGGCCCGTCTGGTATGGATCGCATGAGCGGCGGGATGGACTTTGCCTCTCCTATGGGCATGGACAGGATGAACACAGGCCTCGACCGAATGGGTTCAAACTTCGACCGCATGGGCTCCGGTGGCATGGACCGCTTCCCCTCCTCGGGTCTGGACCGCATGGGCTCCGGCATGGACCGGATGGGCTCTGGTGGCGTCGGTGGCCAGTTTGACAGACCTGCTGATATGGATCGTGGCAATTTTGGGACTCCTTTTAGTGGGTCTGGACAAGGAGGGCCAGGGTCTGGTGGAGCCAACGCCAGGAAAGGCTGTCAGATTTTTGTCAGAAAT ctgccCTTTGACTTCACTTGGAAGATGTTGAAGGACACTTTCAATTCATGTG GCATTGTGCAGTATGCAGACATAAAGATGGAGAACGGCAAGTCCAAGGGCTGCGGTGTGGTGCGCTTTGACAGTCCTGAGACCGCCGAGCGGGCCTGTCGCACCATGAACGGCTACCGGCTCAACGGGAGAGAGATCGACGTCAGGATTGACAGGAATGCATAA